Part of the Fusarium musae strain F31 chromosome 3, whole genome shotgun sequence genome, TTTCGACGATTCCCAAAAGTAAGGTATAGAGAATACAGCTCCCAGGTCTTCCTTCGATTCAGCCATGATCTTTTCTCATAATATGTAAGCAATTCAATAACATAGTGCTCAGCGGCGCGTTGTGTATTGATGTCGGCCTTAGCTTGAGTCCTGTTATCCAAGGTATGTCTGAAGGGTAATTAACGCGATATCAACCTATATCCATGCTCCTCCGTAGACGCGCTTCAGAGCACCTGTGCACTAAAAATGGAGCACCacaagctacctacctaggtcgGGGCCCGCTTTACGCAAGCCATTGGATGCTAGCTTACTCCGTATGATTTCATCAGAACCTCCTTCTTAGGTCTTCGACAACGGGTTCGGGTTTTAAAACTTTCAATTTTGTTCGAGGCATCCAGATTATGCATATTCCCAAGTTGCAACCCTGATACACAATCTTCACTTACACAGCATATCTCGCGAATATCACCATAAATCGACCGATCCcgatcttgatctcctcatcaCAATCGCAATGGCGCCGAGGAAGCGCGCTCGGGCTAGCACCCAAACTGTTGCGACACCAACTCCTGCGCGAGATGACGATGCAATGGACGTTGACACTCCCCAGACTGGTGATAATGAAGGTTCTAGCGATACAAAAGAGCAACAGCCAGACAACAACTACAATGATCTTTGGACGGATGATCAAGTGGCTTCATTATTCAAGGGTGTCATTCGCTGGAAACCAGCTGGTCAGTTAGATCTCTTCCTTCACGTCGAGCTATTACTTACCAAGACTGTATAGGCATGCACAAGCACTTTCGAATGATAGCAATTTCGGAGCACTTGCGAAACCATGGTATCGACCCTGATTTTTACCAGCACACGCGCATTCCGTACATTTGGCAAAAGCTCCGAACATACTACAATCTTGAGGTGATCGATGAAAGAGAGAActtcgacgatgacgaggtcGAATACAACGAATTTTGTTTGCCAAGACCGGAATTCTAtgaagccatgatggccaGAGCCGTGGCCGACGTCAGCGACGCTCCAACATCACCACCCCAGCTCGAACTTTCTCCGGCACCTTCACCagccaagaagcgcaagcgagGTGATACGAAAACGAGAGGCACATCGGTAGAAGATACGGAGGACGGTACAGACGCCCAATCACCAGCACCCAAGTCCAAACGAGGCGCTCCGcgacaaaagaagaaagcgaCCCCAGCAAAGACTGAGACGCAAGAAAAGGCCGAGACcacagaagaggaagaagaggacgaggaagaggaagaggaagaagaagaggggagCGAAGAGGAAGGCAGCGGAAGCTCTTCtagcgaggaagaagaaagtgcTGAAGAGAGCGAAACACAAGTATCAAAGTCTACACGAGGTGCCAAGAAGGGCCAGAAGGCGAAGACTACTAAAGCAAAGGCAAGACCGAAGAGGAGACGTTAACTTGAGAATTCATTGGTATGATGCAAACGATAGATGGGGCGGTTCAGATACCCTTAGGCATGGAGtcataataagtatttattcaCATTAAAAAGCGAGCTCCTGAGCTCTAATGTCATTTCACTGGCTAACACAGGTATTGTCTCCTATTCTCCTTCCCACTCGCTGCGGTACTTTACCGTGGTTCTCCAGTCCCTTTTTATGGGAAAGATGCTCTCCACATCCATAGTTGACCGTTGCAACGGGCCCGGTTCCGGCATCCTGGGTAGTTCAGTGAGAGGTTTCTTCTGTAGGAGATCCCacatctcagcctcagcctgcCAGCTGACGTACTGGTCGCGTTCTTCGGCATATTGCTCCTGTCGCCGCTCACTCGCAATGCGATTCTTGAGCGTCTCTTTCTTCCGATAGGTTTCTGGGAAGTCGGCGGCAGAGAAGAGCAAAACTTCGTTGGCCTCTCGTGCGATAGCAGCCTCCTCTTCGTTCAAATGTGAGACGGGTTCCTCGAAATCAGAACTTAGGGCCTCGTTCCCAGAAGAGTTGGCGGCTTCGTCTACGTCAGATGGCGCTACCAATGCCCGGTTGGCCTCATCACCGCCGTTGGAAAGGATGGTTTCCACTTCTTCATAGCTAAGAGGTTCACGTTCTccttcctcctccagctgGGGCGGCTCCTCGTGGACCTCAAGTCGAAGCCTTCGTGCACATTGGCTCCAAAACTGATGGGAATTATGATTCAATCCCAAGGACGACACGGCTGCTTCCACATCTTGTGCTCTGATGATTTCGCGAGTAGTCGGTACGAGTTCCTTTTTCGCCCTGATTCTTGACTCGCTGAGGAATATCGTTGTTTGAACCAATCGTTTCGTGATTGAGACTGCTAAAGAGTGAAAGTCGTCGAATGTAGTGGCCCACATCGAGGGAGGCCTGTTGTCGATAGAATCCCAGTTCTCACTAGGAATGGAGGAATTCATAAAGATACGCTCAGATAATCTTAGCCACGTATGCAGGTTGAATAGCTTGGAGAATGGAAGAACTTGGCCTTCAACGACGGTTTCGCCCTTGTCTAGTCGGCGAGCAATCTTTGGGCTGATGTCCCAGCAGTCTCCCCATTTGCTCTCCTCTCGCTGTTCCTCCTTTCGTTCCTGACGCACAGAAATAGCATCTGCAGCCTCGTCTAAGGCGTGGCAACATTGCTGACTTAGTTCTACGGCGGCTGGGATCTCTGGGAATTCAACAGCGGGGCGTCTGATTTGTCGTTGTCTCAGGAGACGTGCTGTTCGGAGCACGTCGAGGTAATGATTCACCTCAATCTCGCTCTTGGTGCCTATACGGGATGCAATACCTGGAAGATCACTCTGGCCAAGACGAGCAATCGCTTCGAAGAAGAGTTTCTTCTCCGGTATCGACCAGTAAGTAAGACCTATTTGGCTTGGGTACAAAACGGTTTCTTCGCTATCGTCGGTAAGGCAGACACGCTGAGCTGCATCTTCAATATCTCTATTAAGAAGATCCAAATACTCGGTGTTGAGAACTCCTTTCTGTCTTTTGAAGAGTCTCGGGGATGAATCTTCATCAGCGCGTCTTTTCAGGGAAGAATCCTCGTTGTCTTGGTCCGTTtcatcctccttctcacTATACACACTGCCAGATGCGTCGGTTTGATCAGCAACGTATGACTCGTCAAGTGGCGGTAACAGGACATCGTCTCCCAACTCCAGGTTTCCAGCTTGCTCTGTGTCGCTTAAATCCTCATCGAGAGGTTCATAATTGGTTTCCGACTCCATACTGATTTGTGTATGATGGCTGGAAAAATACGAGAGGGTGAAAACATGTTAGCAAGCAGAATGAATCTGAGTTACTCCCGGCCAGGAGCGGGTATCAGAAGAggaaaatagaaaaaaaaaaaaacttttttaAAGACTAAAAAAATGATCACAAAGTTGATATTGACGTTACGGCATCGCTCATCCTGCACCGAGTTCTTGTAAGCGCTTGTCCACTCCTTCAGTTGACGTTGAAATGAAATATTAGTGGAAGAATGTTGCTTACATAATGCATTTACACCTTGGTCTGGGTTAGCATTCGAAGACTCATGTCATCTCAACCAtgaagtattttttattatcgTACATCGATGAGACGAAACGCATTTTCACTGCACCTCTCATCATGTGCCATGCTACGAGCTATACCGCGATGTATTTTACGGTCCAAAGCTGCAAGGCTGCCTTTCATAATAAGCCCACAGTCATTCAGAGCCTTTGCCTCAACAGTCACTCATGACACCCCCAAATTACAGCTTCGAGAttatcaagaagaatgcATAGACTCAGTTCTATGCTCTCTAAAGAACGGTCACAAAAGAGTCGGGATATCTCTAGCCACTGGTAGCGGTAAAACAGTAAGCGCATTTCTCTTACAACGAAAGCTCAGTCGATTGACATGAAGAAGGTCATATTCACACAACTCATTGATAGAATCGCAACAGCAAATGAGGACGCGCAACAGACACTGATATTGGCGCATCGCCGTGAGCTGGTGGAACAAGCAGCCAACCACTGTCAACGTGCGTATCCTGACAAGAGGATCGAGATCGAGATGGGCAATGTCCATGCAACGGGAACGGCAGATATCACAGTCGCCAGCGTACGAAGCATAACGTCACAAGGCCGTCTTAAGAAATTCGACCCGTCCCGCTTCAAACTTTTGCTGGTCGACGAAGCCCATCACATCGTCGCTCCAGGGTACCTCAAGACCCTTCGTCACTTTGGATTAGATGAGAAGCGACCTGACTCCCCAAATCTAGTTGGTGTCTCCGCCACGTTTTCACGTTTCGATGGAGTGAAACTGGGCGCAGCCATTGACGAAATTGTTTATCACAAAGATTATGTAGATATGATCTCTAAGAAGTGGCTGTCGGACGTCATTTTCACGACGGTTGAGTCCAAGGCAAACTTATCCGAAGTCAAGAAGGGGGCTTTCGGCGATTACCTCCCTTCAGATTTATCCAAGGCTGTCAACACCAGTGAGATCAACGATATAACAGTCCGCAGCTGGATGGCGAAAGCTCCAGGAAGAAAGTCAACACTTGTGTTTTGTGTTGACGTCGCCCATGTGGTGGAGCTGACAGATCGGTTCCGACAGCATGGCTTTGACGCGAGATACGTTACTGGAGAGACCCCCAAGATTGAAAGAGGCGAGACGTTGAACTCTTTTCGAAAAGGAGAGTTTCCAGTGCTGGTTAACTGCGGCGTTTTCACTGAAGGAACTGATATCCCAAATATCGACTGCATTATCCTCGCGAGGCCGACGAGGTCTCGCAACTTACTTGTTCAGATGATCGGTAGAGGAATGCGGTTGCACCCGGGAAAGAAGAACTGCCATATCATTGATCTGGTCTCGAGCTTGGACACTGGAATCGTGACTACACCAACGCTATTCGGTCTTGACCCTGATATCCTGGTTGAGAGGGCAACAGTGAATGACCTACGCAAGATCAAAGACACTGAGCATGTCACGACTCAAAAACCTTTGTCATACCAGACAACTCCCGGGCCTGGAGCCGATAGTGTCACATTCACAGACTATGACTCGGTTTTAGATCTTATCGCCGATACGTCTGGCGAGAAACATATCCGGGCCATAAGCAAGTATGCATGGGTTCAGGTCGGAGAAGAAAAGTTTGTCTTATCGTCACCGAGCGGTTCATATGTTCGAATCGAGCGGGCCAGTAAACAGCTTAACACAAAGGGGCCGCTTTACCGAGCCATAGAGGTACGAGCTCTACCGCCTGGCGTAGCCAAAGCACCATACGCAATGCCACGGGAGATTCTCACGGCAGCCACATTCACTGATGCCGTGCATGGAGCGGACAGTTTCGCGGCCAAGATGTTCCCCCACACATTTATTCACCGCTATCAGAAATGGCGGACACTGCCACCTACACAGGGACAAGTTGATTTCATCAATAAGATGCGGGGAAAGGCGGAACCATTGAAGCTTGAAAACCTGGACAAGGGCAAGGCGGCGGACATGATCACAAAGCTCAAGCATGGCGCGCGTGGCCAGTTCGCGAGAATTGAGGCAGGACAGAGAAGGCAAGATAAACAGGCCCGGGTGGCCGAGGCTAAGAGACTTCGGGAGCAGGTCAAAGTAGGACCTGTGTCATCATAGTGCAGGAAATGAGCCACATGCAGCGGTGTCTGTGCTTGTGATTGTATGTATGAAGGCAAGGAAAGGAGGCGTGGAGTAAGTCATTATAGAACGTTTTCACATAGATAACTTTGGATAACGTTCTGACGTGCTAAATCTGATACACTGTACTCCCTGGCTTGACATGAAGTGAATAAATGAAA contains:
- a CDS encoding hypothetical protein (EggNog:ENOG41~BUSCO:EOG09261CM0), with translation MKKVIFTQLIDRIATANEDAQQTLILAHRRELVEQAANHCQRAYPDKRIEIEMGNVHATGTADITVASVRSITSQGRLKKFDPSRFKLLLVDEAHHIVAPGYLKTLRHFGLDEKRPDSPNLVGVSATFSRFDGVKLGAAIDEIVYHKDYVDMISKKWLSDVIFTTVESKANLSEVKKGAFGDYLPSDLSKAVNTSEINDITVRSWMAKAPGRKSTLVFCVDVAHVVELTDRFRQHGFDARYVTGETPKIERGETLNSFRKGEFPVLVNCGVFTEGTDIPNIDCIILARPTRSRNLLVQMIGRGMRLHPGKKNCHIIDLVSSLDTGIVTTPTLFGLDPDILVERATVNDLRKIKDTEHVTTQKPLSYQTTPGPGADSVTFTDYDSVLDLIADTSGEKHIRAISKYAWVQVGEEKFVLSSPSGSYVRIERASKQLNTKGPLYRAIEVRALPPGVAKAPYAMPREILTAATFTDAVHGADSFAAKMFPHTFIHRYQKWRTLPPTQGQVDFINKMRGKAEPLKLENLDKGKAADMITKLKHGARGQFARIEAGQRRQDKQARVAEAKRLREQVKVGPVSS
- a CDS encoding hypothetical protein (EggNog:ENOG41) — protein: MAPRKRARASTQTVATPTPARDDDAMDVDTPQTGDNEGSSDTKEQQPDNNYNDLWTDDQVASLFKGVIRWKPAGMHKHFRMIAISEHLRNHGIDPDFYQHTRIPYIWQKLRTYYNLEVIDERENFDDDEVEYNEFCLPRPEFYEAMMARAVADVSDAPTSPPQLELSPAPSPAKKRKRGDTKTRGTSVEDTEDGTDAQSPAPKSKRGAPRQKKKATPAKTETQEKAETTEEEEEDEEEEEEEEEGSEEEGSGSSSSEEEESAEESETQVSKSTRGAKKGQKAKTTKAKARPKRRR